One genomic window of Hydra vulgaris chromosome 03, alternate assembly HydraT2T_AEP includes the following:
- the LOC136078617 gene encoding zinc finger MYM-type protein 5-like, with the protein MDEDELHSEISEIPVASEENFQHRDPATWPKITDKTRCFLIEHRLEQDRREFFPNTLCDFDNRMRHFSSKWYEKVHPNGKKFVRTWLQYSNKKDSLFCFCCLLFLTTKTNSFSEISKGFCDWKKLNPRIPEHENNNEHQRCYSDRKTLEKNLKERKTLNSDL; encoded by the coding sequence ATGGACGAGGATGAACTTCATTCAGAAATCTCAGAAATTCCAGTGGCCTCGGAAGAAAATTTTCAACATAGGGATCCAGCAACATGGCCTAAAATAACGGACAAAACAAGATGCTTTTTGATTGAGCATAGGCTAGAGCAAGACAGAAGAGAATTTTTCCCAAACACGCTGTGTGATTTTGACAACAGAATGCGACACTTCAGCTCAAAATGGTATGAAAAAGTTCATCCCAATGGTAAAAAATTTGTTCGCACTTGGCTGCAGTacagtaataaaaaagattctttattttgtttttgctgtttgttatttttaacaacaaaaaccaACAGTTTCTCAGAAATTTCTAAAGGGTTTTGTGACTGGAAAAAACTAAACCCAAGAATTCCTGAGCATGAAAACAACAATGAACACCAAAGATGCTATTCTGATCGGAAAACTCTTGAAAAAAACCTCAAGGAAAGAAAGACCCTGAATTCTGATCTGTAG